One window of Papaver somniferum cultivar HN1 chromosome 9, ASM357369v1, whole genome shotgun sequence genomic DNA carries:
- the LOC113310089 gene encoding uncharacterized protein LOC113310089: protein MTSRPRQYYPTSYESPTLRKTIGKPMSVKTHDGFSICGGDLSGLRYAPTTSDPDAYTEDNGGLFFSESKSERVTHSLHSTNRNSKRKNMYLLQENQNPNASVSCRKIAKKQQQDLCFVNENRRPLNPLDLNVLTSHVTSKTSNNEKTKKKSPSAEPGCISVEACHSSNSDADTVDSEYNRGLCLQQENQNPNTPVSRRKNAKKQQQNLYYKNENKRLSNHNVLTSHLTSKTSNNVKTKKKSPSEEPGRITVEACHSSGLDVDPVDSEDNRGLCLQQENQNPNALCSCRKNANKQQQNLYYENENKRLPNRNVLTSHMTSKTSNNEKTKKSPSEESGRITVEACHSSDLDVDPVDSEDNRGLCLQQENQNPNTPVSRRKNAKKQQQDLYFVNENRRPLNPLDLNVPTSHMTSKTSNKEKTKKKKPLSEEPGCITVKACHSSDSDVDYVCRSSDSDDSVDSEDNRGLCSPETKSEKVSKGPARLSSLLSLLATSKNKNKDMQQQKAKFSNIPRGPSSIDGCLSFMTSKMKINEETKRHQLDKEQWEASWYQGIGKPNSKYGPHEMTYWVTVDGYFRKERGGGCGAIIRDELGKPIVAFSGISRVPVSFLHHQFEGMIEGLGLALKYQLLDIVLGCNSKRAVNIVSRVLGTINGCRSHGIGDSSFNVVCGRCVKQLTTFDEYPTVFPL from the coding sequence ATGACTAGTCGGCCACGACAATACTACCCCACCTCTTATGAAAGTCCTACTTTGCGCAAGACCATTGGAAAACCTATGTCGGTAAAAACACACGATGGTTTCTCTATTTGTGGTGGAGATCTCTCAGGTCTTCGTTATGCTCCTACTACCAGTGATCCAGATGCTTATACTGAAGATAATGGAGGGTTATTTTTTAGTGAATCTAAAAGTGAGAGAGTAACACACTCCTTGCACTCGACAAACAGAAACAGCAAGAGAAAAAACATGTACCTGCTGCAGGAAAACCAAAATCCTAATGCATCAGTTTCTTGCAGGAAAATTGCCAAGAAACAGCAGCAAGACCTGTGTTTCGTGAACGAGAATAGGCGTCCGTTAAACCCATTAGACCTTAATGTTCTAACTTCTCATGTGACTTCAAAGACGAGCAACAACGAAAAGACCAAGAAGAAGTCGCCCTCCGCTGAGCCTGGTTGTATAAGTGTGGAGGCTTGTCATAGCTCCAATTCAGATGCTGATACTGTAGATTCTGAATATAATAGAGGGTTATGTCTGCAGCAGGAAAACCAAAATCCTAATACCCCAGTTTCTCGCAGGAAAAATGCCAAGAAACAGCAGCAGAACTTGTATTACAAGAACGAGAATAAGCGCCTATCAAACCATAATGTTCTAACTTCTCATCTGACTTCAAAGACGAGCAACAACGTAAAGACCAAGAAGAAGTCACCCTCTGAAGAACCTGGCCGTATAACTGTTGAGGCTTGTCATAGCTCCGGTTTAGATGTTGATCCTGTAGATTCTGAAGATAATAGAGGGTTATGTCTGCAGCAGGAAAACCAAAATCCTAATGCCTTGTGTTCTTGCAGGAAAAATGCCAATAAGCAGCAGCAGAACCTGTATTACGAGAATGAGAATAAGCGCCTACCAAATCGTAATGTTCTAACTTCTCATATGACTTCAAAGACGAGCAACAACGAAAAGACTAAGAAGTCACCCTCTGAAGAATCTGGCCGTATAACTGTTGAGGCTTGTCATAGCTCCGATTTAGATGTTGATCCTGTAGATTCTGAAGATAATAGAGGGTTATGTCTGCAGCAGGAAAACCAAAATCCTAATACCCCAGTTTCTCGCAGAAAAAATGCCAAGAAACAGCAGCAGGACCTGTATTTCGTGAACGAGAATAGGCGTCCGTTAAACCCATTAGACCTTAATGTTCCAACTTCTCATATGACTTCAAAGACGAGCAACAAGGAAAAGACCAAGAAGAAGAAGCCACTCTCTGAAGAGCCTGGTTGTATAACTGTCAAGGCTTGTCATAGCTCTGATTCAGATGTTGATTATGTTTGTCGTAGCTCTGATTCAGATGATTCTGTAGATTCTGAAGATAACAGAGGGTTATGTTCGCCAGAAACGAAAAGTGAGAAGGTGAGTAAAGGTCCTGCACGTTTGAGCTCCTTACTTTCCTTACTGGCCACAAGCAAGAACAAGAACAAGGATATGCAACAGCAGAAAGCCAAGTTTAGTAACATCCCTCGTGGCCCCTCGAGCATTGATGGCTGTCTTTCTTTTATGACTTCAAAGATGAAAATCAACGAGGAGACCAAGAGGCACCAGCTGGATAAGGAACAATGGGAAGCTTCCTGGTATCAAGGAATTGGGAAGCCAAACTCAAAGTATGGCCCTCATGAGATGACATACTGGGTAACTGTAGATGGTTACTTCAGAAAGGAAAGAGGAGGTGGATGTGGAGCTATTATTCGTGACGAACTTGGTAAACCTATTGTTGCCTTTTCTGGGATTTCTAGAGTGCCAGTTTCATTCCTTCATCACCAGTTCGAGGGTATGATAGAAGGGCTGGGACTCGCATTGAAGTATCAGCTTCTAGATATTGTGCTTGGATGCAATTCAAAGCGTGCCGTTAACATTGTCAGCAGGGTTCTTGGTACAATAAATGGATGCCGTTCTCATGGCATTGGAGATagttcttttaatgttgtttgtggaAGATGTGTGAAGCAACTTACCACTTTTGATGAGTATCCCACTGTgtttcctctctag